A genomic stretch from Bacillus sp. N1-1 includes:
- a CDS encoding ATP-dependent DNA helicase, giving the protein MDEIINVSVRPVVEYAFRSGSIDHRFRTATTMTEGTRLHQMVQKTYGELDKKEVPFDTRLNYEEMTFHIEGRCDGLLMNGDDYMIDEIKSTSLPLSDVNEQTHPVYWAQAKCYGYMALEKYNLDQITIQLTYIQSESNDIIRFQHTLTASDLRAFMLSIIEQYAPFAKWKQKHLMMRNESCKALSFPFDTYREGQRKLAGSVYKTVQEEATLFAMAPTGIGKTISTLFPVMKAIGEGFGKKIFYLTAKTITRETAQEAFQLMEQKGLHISSVTITARDKICFKEKTICQKDYCEFADGYYDRINEGMLDLLNNETLITRGVIEQYAQKHRLCPFELSLDLSYLADAVICDYNYLFDPRVSLKRLIDDQKKQTTILIDEAHNLVDRAREMYSAELIKSPFLELKRAYKKQNDAISTAAAALNRTFIDYRKSTQNGSLVMSEVDEELIVQLDTFVQVSEKELLQQGSDELLLETYFLAQNFIRIAKLYEERFITYVEAGKLEVKIKLFCFDPSNLLQKMRKGFRANVFFSATFSPFSYYQNMLGWREEDYAVRIPSPFAREHAEVLIAPLSTKYRDRERTLPSLVSLLENVVETKPGNYLFFFPSYGYMEEVYGAYTAPAQAETMIQKSGMTEEEREYFLNEFSSDRETSLVGFAVVGGIFSEGIDLKGERLTGVVVVGVGLPNFDTERQLMKTYFDQDGKNGFEYTYVYPGMNRVQQAGGRLIRTESDHGLLLLVDNRYLEKRYQQLLPYEWQHYKVLKEPSMFFQ; this is encoded by the coding sequence ATGGATGAAATAATTAATGTGTCAGTAAGACCGGTTGTTGAGTATGCATTTCGAAGTGGAAGTATTGATCATCGTTTTCGAACAGCGACAACCATGACGGAAGGAACGCGACTTCATCAGATGGTTCAAAAAACGTATGGAGAATTGGATAAAAAAGAAGTGCCATTTGATACTAGGTTGAATTACGAAGAAATGACCTTTCATATCGAAGGACGGTGCGATGGTCTCCTAATGAACGGTGATGACTATATGATTGATGAAATTAAATCCACATCACTTCCGCTCTCTGATGTAAATGAACAGACGCACCCCGTTTACTGGGCCCAAGCAAAGTGTTATGGGTATATGGCTCTTGAGAAATATAACCTTGATCAGATTACCATTCAATTAACGTATATTCAGTCAGAATCAAATGACATCATTCGATTCCAACATACTCTAACAGCAAGCGATCTGCGAGCTTTCATGCTGAGCATAATTGAGCAATATGCCCCGTTTGCTAAGTGGAAGCAGAAACATCTTATGATGCGAAACGAAAGCTGTAAAGCTCTTTCGTTTCCTTTCGATACATACAGAGAAGGTCAGCGAAAGTTAGCGGGAAGCGTCTATAAAACGGTACAGGAGGAAGCGACGCTGTTTGCGATGGCGCCGACTGGGATTGGTAAAACGATCAGTACGCTATTCCCTGTTATGAAAGCAATAGGGGAAGGGTTTGGTAAAAAGATTTTCTACCTTACCGCGAAAACCATTACGAGGGAAACAGCACAGGAAGCTTTTCAACTTATGGAGCAGAAAGGCCTTCACATTTCTTCCGTAACCATCACAGCAAGAGATAAAATCTGTTTTAAAGAAAAAACAATCTGCCAAAAAGATTATTGTGAATTCGCAGACGGATATTACGATCGAATAAACGAAGGAATGCTTGATCTTTTAAACAATGAAACGCTTATTACTCGAGGCGTAATTGAACAGTATGCACAGAAGCATCGGTTATGCCCTTTTGAACTATCCCTTGATTTGTCTTATTTAGCAGACGCGGTTATTTGTGATTATAATTACTTATTTGACCCCCGCGTCTCACTAAAAAGACTAATTGATGACCAAAAAAAACAAACGACCATTCTTATTGATGAAGCGCATAACCTTGTGGATCGCGCACGTGAAATGTATTCAGCTGAATTAATAAAATCACCATTTCTTGAACTGAAGCGCGCTTATAAAAAGCAAAACGACGCTATTTCAACAGCTGCAGCGGCGCTTAACCGTACGTTTATTGATTATCGGAAATCAACTCAGAATGGATCTCTCGTAATGTCGGAAGTGGATGAGGAACTTATTGTGCAACTGGATACGTTTGTACAAGTAAGTGAAAAGGAATTGCTTCAACAAGGAAGTGATGAGCTTCTTTTAGAAACATACTTTTTAGCGCAGAACTTTATTCGGATCGCAAAGCTGTACGAAGAACGCTTTATTACTTATGTGGAGGCAGGTAAGTTAGAGGTGAAAATTAAGCTTTTTTGTTTTGATCCTTCCAATCTGCTTCAAAAAATGAGGAAAGGATTTCGAGCGAACGTTTTTTTCTCAGCAACCTTCAGTCCTTTTTCGTATTATCAAAACATGCTCGGGTGGAGAGAGGAGGATTATGCGGTACGAATTCCATCTCCATTTGCGCGTGAGCATGCGGAAGTATTGATCGCACCACTTTCAACGAAATATCGTGACAGAGAACGAACGTTGCCATCACTTGTTTCCCTTCTCGAGAATGTTGTTGAAACGAAGCCGGGGAATTACTTATTCTTTTTTCCTTCATATGGGTACATGGAAGAAGTTTATGGCGCTTATACCGCTCCGGCTCAAGCAGAAACGATGATACAAAAAAGCGGCATGACTGAAGAAGAACGAGAATATTTTTTAAACGAGTTTTCCTCTGATCGTGAGACAAGTTTAGTAGGATTTGCTGTAGTGGGTGGAATTTTTTCTGAGGGAATTGATTTAAAAGGAGAACGTTTAACAGGTGTGGTGGTGGTCGGAGTTGGGTTGCCAAACTTTGATACTGAACGCCAATTAATGAAAACCTACTTTGATCAAGATGGGAAAAACGGGTTCGAGTATACGTACGTATATCCTGGCATGAATCGTGTGCAACAGGCAGGGGGGCGACTCATTCGCACTGAATCGGATCATGGTCTTTTACTCCTAGTCGATAATCGCTATTTAGAAAAACGATATCAACAATTACTACCTTATGAATGGCAACATTACAAAGTCCTGAAGGAGCCTTCTATGTTTTTTCAGTAA
- a CDS encoding cytochrome P450, producing the protein MSVEKLSGIRLKNYISFRKDPLGFLSKTRNIADFVELGASSFVVHQPEAIKQILVTNAESFQKGSSASLLSQTIGRGLLTSEGKAHERQRKVMMPAFHKEKMTQYISIILEETKRFIVGWDDGEVICISSEMMRLTLRIIMKAMFGQDISNKESIELVTAVTHIIEKSASDLFLPFPSPEIVPTKRNKQYKLGKNHLNELADQLIQNTPKGDHLLSLLQESTYTDGSPLSSEEVRSQILTMLIAGHETTANVLSWMWYELSKNEEIEQQLLREWKEAGESGGQHDLTHLFFKETLRLYPAAWVILREAIAPVELMGYQFKSGSSFLISPYIMHRNPSFFENPEQFSLYRMKEKHAPFAYFPFGGGPRSCIGSQFATYEAQLVFSTIGESFHLQQLQDHPVEAEPLVSLRIKGGLLMKVNKRK; encoded by the coding sequence GTGAGTGTTGAAAAATTATCTGGTATACGTTTAAAGAATTATATCTCCTTTCGTAAGGATCCATTAGGTTTTTTATCAAAAACCCGTAATATAGCGGATTTCGTAGAGCTCGGTGCTTCTTCTTTTGTCGTGCATCAACCTGAAGCAATTAAACAAATCCTTGTTACGAATGCAGAATCTTTTCAAAAAGGGAGCTCTGCTTCGTTATTGAGCCAAACGATCGGGCGGGGGCTATTAACCTCAGAAGGCAAAGCACATGAGCGGCAGCGAAAAGTGATGATGCCTGCTTTTCACAAAGAGAAAATGACTCAATATATCTCAATCATCCTCGAAGAAACGAAACGGTTTATCGTTGGGTGGGATGATGGAGAAGTCATTTGTATTAGCTCAGAAATGATGAGGCTAACGTTAAGAATTATTATGAAAGCCATGTTTGGTCAAGATATTTCAAATAAAGAAAGTATCGAACTTGTCACAGCGGTGACCCATATTATCGAGAAATCTGCATCTGACTTATTTCTCCCTTTCCCATCACCAGAGATTGTGCCTACAAAGCGGAACAAACAGTACAAATTAGGAAAAAATCACTTAAATGAACTGGCAGATCAGCTAATTCAAAACACACCTAAAGGCGATCATTTACTTTCACTTCTTCAAGAATCAACGTATACTGACGGATCTCCTCTTTCGAGTGAAGAAGTGAGAAGTCAAATCTTAACAATGCTTATTGCTGGTCATGAAACAACCGCAAACGTGCTATCATGGATGTGGTATGAACTTTCAAAAAATGAGGAAATTGAACAACAGCTTTTAAGGGAATGGAAAGAGGCAGGAGAATCGGGTGGTCAACACGATCTTACACATCTGTTTTTTAAAGAGACGTTAAGACTCTACCCTGCAGCCTGGGTTATTTTAAGAGAAGCGATTGCACCAGTTGAACTAATGGGGTATCAATTTAAATCGGGGTCATCGTTTTTGATTAGTCCCTACATTATGCATCGTAATCCGTCATTCTTTGAAAACCCTGAGCAATTCTCTCTATACCGAATGAAAGAGAAGCATGCCCCATTTGCTTATTTCCCATTTGGTGGAGGACCTCGAAGCTGTATTGGAAGTCAATTCGCTACTTATGAGGCTCAATTAGTATTTTCAACAATAGGAGAAAGCTTTCATCTTCAACAACTGCAGGATCACCCTGTAGAAGCAGAGCCACTTGTTTCCTTGCGGATCAAAGGTGGTCTCTTAATGAAGGTGAATAAACGAAAATAA
- a CDS encoding aminopeptidase, which yields MLPEQIMLEKYAELALKRGVNLQKDQMLVINSSIEGAEFTRIVVNKAYEIGAKTVHINWSDDDLDRLWYENAAQDVLENVPEWRVKMYDHFAEDGAAILSIRSTNPDLLKGIASSRISASNKASGEAMKNFRKYTMNDKITWSIVAIPNGEWATKTFPETSEEDAIEKLWNQIFTITRVDQTDPIAAWNDHNATLAKARGVLNDRNYKKLAYKAPGTDLEIELPEGHIWKGGSSISEQGIEFNANMPTEEVFTLPHKYGVNGTVSSTKPLSYGGNLINNFSLTFKDGKVVDFSAEEGYETLENLLNMDDGSRRLGEIAIVPHQSPISQSGLIFFNTLYDENASCHLALGKAYPSSVKGGADMDDDALDRHGVNNSITHVDFMMGSGELDIDGVKADGTTEAIFRNGNWAINVK from the coding sequence ATGTTGCCAGAACAAATCATGTTAGAAAAGTATGCTGAACTTGCTCTTAAAAGAGGGGTTAATCTACAAAAAGATCAAATGCTTGTCATCAACTCCTCTATTGAAGGTGCAGAATTTACTCGTATTGTTGTAAATAAAGCTTACGAAATAGGCGCAAAGACTGTACATATTAACTGGAGTGACGACGATCTTGACCGTTTATGGTATGAGAATGCCGCCCAAGATGTGCTTGAGAATGTCCCTGAATGGCGTGTGAAAATGTACGATCACTTTGCTGAAGATGGCGCTGCTATTCTTTCGATTCGCTCCACCAATCCTGATTTATTAAAAGGGATTGCTTCATCACGCATTTCTGCTTCAAATAAAGCGAGTGGCGAAGCAATGAAAAATTTCCGTAAGTATACGATGAACGACAAGATCACATGGTCCATCGTTGCAATCCCGAATGGAGAATGGGCAACGAAAACTTTCCCAGAAACATCAGAAGAGGATGCTATTGAAAAGCTTTGGAACCAAATATTTACCATTACGCGTGTCGATCAAACAGATCCAATTGCAGCTTGGAATGATCACAACGCTACTCTTGCTAAAGCAAGAGGTGTTCTGAATGATCGAAACTACAAAAAACTTGCTTATAAGGCACCTGGTACTGATCTGGAAATTGAACTACCTGAAGGGCATATATGGAAAGGTGGATCTTCCATTTCTGAGCAGGGCATTGAATTTAATGCGAATATGCCAACCGAAGAAGTTTTTACGTTACCACATAAATATGGGGTGAATGGTACGGTTTCTAGTACGAAACCATTAAGTTATGGCGGTAACTTAATCAATAACTTCTCATTAACATTTAAAGATGGTAAAGTTGTGGATTTTTCAGCGGAAGAAGGCTATGAAACGCTTGAAAATCTATTGAACATGGATGATGGCTCGCGGAGACTTGGTGAGATTGCGATCGTTCCGCACCAATCGCCTATCTCTCAATCAGGCCTTATTTTCTTTAATACGTTATACGACGAAAATGCTTCTTGTCATTTAGCACTTGGAAAAGCTTATCCGAGTAGTGTTAAAGGCGGAGCTGATATGGATGATGATGCATTGGATCGTCATGGTGTAAATAACAGCATCACGCACGTTGATTTTATGATGGGTTCTGGAGAACTCGATATTGATGGCGTCAAAGCAGACGGTACAACGGAAGCGATTTTCAGAAACGGCAACTGGGCGATTAATGTTAAATAA
- a CDS encoding SIMPL domain-containing protein (The SIMPL domain is named for its presence in mouse protein SIMPL (signalling molecule that associates with mouse pelle-like kinase). Bacterial member BP26, from Brucella, was shown to assemble into a channel-like structure, while YggE from E. coli has been associated with resistance to oxidative stress.) produces MTNMNFNHQCVCDHTITVFGAGEVSAAPDRAVVVTGVTTTSEQVAEAQEENASLISSIVSSLHSLGIPSEDIQTTDYRIEENIRYENNVKIFLGYKVTHLLKVYVEPVSETGAAIDAAVASGANVVSDIRFELKDLTIVYQKALAIAIKDAEQKAKTIANTLHIPLPHSPHQIVEISSMSPPPRMFSDVQATQIQTGQLVITAQLKVIYLLK; encoded by the coding sequence ATGACAAATATGAATTTCAATCATCAATGCGTTTGCGATCATACCATTACGGTATTTGGAGCGGGAGAAGTAAGTGCGGCACCGGATAGAGCTGTCGTTGTTACTGGAGTTACAACTACTTCAGAACAAGTAGCAGAAGCTCAAGAAGAAAACGCTTCCCTCATTTCATCCATTGTATCGTCTCTTCATTCTCTCGGTATTCCATCAGAAGATATTCAAACAACCGATTATCGGATTGAAGAAAACATACGCTATGAAAACAACGTGAAAATTTTTCTTGGCTACAAAGTAACGCACCTTCTTAAAGTATACGTCGAGCCAGTGAGCGAAACTGGAGCGGCGATCGATGCAGCTGTAGCTTCAGGAGCAAACGTGGTATCGGATATTCGTTTTGAGTTAAAAGATCTAACGATCGTTTACCAAAAAGCATTAGCCATTGCGATAAAAGATGCAGAGCAGAAAGCTAAAACAATTGCAAACACGCTTCACATTCCCCTCCCACATTCACCCCATCAGATTGTTGAGATTAGTTCAATGTCGCCTCCCCCCCGAATGTTTAGTGACGTTCAAGCAACTCAAATCCAAACTGGTCAATTAGTGATAACTGCTCAGTTAAAAGTGATTTATCTTCTAAAATAA
- a CDS encoding CoA-binding protein, whose protein sequence is MTIQNPSREEIGNILKTNKRIAVVGLSNNPNRTSFMVSQAMMDAGYDIIPVNPTIDDALGVKAVDSLKEIEGHVDIVNVFRRSEFLPDIMKDAVDIGADVFWAQLGVMNEEAYEYGKKHDIKVIMDRCIKVEHAMTK, encoded by the coding sequence ATGACGATTCAAAACCCATCAAGAGAAGAGATTGGTAACATCCTGAAAACGAATAAGCGCATTGCTGTTGTAGGTTTATCGAACAACCCTAATCGTACCTCTTTTATGGTATCTCAGGCGATGATGGATGCTGGTTACGACATTATCCCAGTCAATCCAACGATAGATGATGCGCTTGGAGTAAAAGCGGTAGATTCTCTGAAAGAAATTGAAGGTCATGTTGATATCGTTAACGTCTTTAGACGAAGTGAGTTTCTTCCAGATATTATGAAAGATGCCGTTGATATTGGGGCGGATGTTTTCTGGGCCCAACTCGGGGTAATGAATGAAGAAGCGTATGAATATGGTAAGAAACATGATATTAAAGTCATCATGGATCGTTGCATTAAAGTTGAACATGCGATGACGAAGTAA
- a CDS encoding MFS transporter — protein sequence MSSLSTRNLTLLFWIHFFGTISFLQPVLTLFYVKNGLSEANILVILMCWSGAVLIGEIPTGVFADRFGARVSFLTGSIIKLSSIGILLLANSLEMFMLFSVLNGLSVTFFSGADEALIYESLKKDNKQQKMDEAMGKIQSAGFIAMMIAVLFGSFFARDLELEQFQLLILLSMVSYIVEFVLLFFIQEPSGKVSIPGTSIENVLEGVRVIKQAPQLLVMFLNVTLVFIPTVAVFQKFDQPLMIGSGLPVYFIGPVYAVGALLAFFSSRSIGMLNRKLSYSVLMYTSGLLSAFGLLLAALFQNQLWMILWVVLFLRWVGAIRYPIYSQLSNNIIPSHVRATTISLLSILDSLFDLVIFLLLIAFALEGIQGILLGGAVIALIGSALPIQQREKLPSSPIKR from the coding sequence ATGTCTTCTTTATCAACACGTAATCTGACCCTATTGTTCTGGATACACTTTTTTGGAACGATTAGTTTCTTACAGCCCGTTTTAACATTATTTTATGTAAAAAATGGATTAAGTGAGGCAAACATTCTTGTTATTTTAATGTGCTGGAGCGGCGCTGTTTTAATAGGAGAAATTCCAACAGGTGTTTTCGCAGATCGGTTTGGTGCTCGAGTTTCTTTTCTAACAGGTTCCATTATTAAACTAAGTAGTATTGGTATCCTTTTACTTGCTAATAGCCTCGAAATGTTTATGCTATTTAGCGTATTAAACGGATTATCGGTTACTTTTTTCTCCGGAGCGGACGAAGCGCTAATATACGAGTCATTAAAAAAAGATAATAAACAGCAAAAAATGGATGAAGCTATGGGGAAAATCCAATCAGCAGGGTTTATCGCTATGATGATCGCTGTTCTGTTTGGCTCATTTTTTGCAAGAGACCTTGAACTAGAACAGTTTCAGCTGCTGATTCTTTTAAGTATGGTTTCCTATATCGTTGAATTCGTTCTTTTGTTTTTCATTCAGGAGCCTTCTGGTAAAGTGAGCATACCTGGAACTTCAATCGAGAATGTTTTGGAAGGTGTACGAGTGATAAAACAAGCTCCTCAGCTATTAGTCATGTTTTTGAACGTGACGCTCGTCTTTATCCCAACAGTAGCGGTATTTCAGAAATTTGACCAGCCTCTTATGATCGGTTCTGGTCTTCCCGTCTACTTCATTGGACCAGTTTACGCTGTAGGCGCTTTACTCGCATTCTTTTCATCAAGAAGTATCGGTATGCTAAATAGAAAGCTTTCTTATTCTGTTTTAATGTACACGTCTGGCCTTCTTTCCGCTTTCGGTTTGTTGCTAGCTGCTCTTTTTCAAAACCAGCTGTGGATGATTTTGTGGGTGGTATTGTTTTTAAGGTGGGTTGGTGCTATTCGCTATCCGATCTATTCTCAATTAAGTAACAATATCATCCCATCTCATGTAAGAGCGACAACGATCTCACTCTTGTCTATACTTGACTCACTATTTGACCTAGTGATTTTTTTGTTATTAATTGCTTTTGCTCTGGAGGGTATTCAAGGTATATTATTGGGTGGAGCGGTGATAGCTCTGATTGGATCAGCACTTCCAATCCAGCAGCGTGAGAAATTACCATCTAGCCCGATAAAACGGTAA
- the cspD gene encoding cold-shock protein CspD encodes MQNGKVKWFNAEKGFGFIEVEGGDDVFVHFSAINGEGFKTLDEGQEVNFEIVEGNRGPQAANVTKA; translated from the coding sequence ATGCAAAACGGTAAAGTAAAATGGTTCAACGCTGAAAAAGGTTTCGGTTTCATCGAAGTTGAAGGTGGAGACGACGTATTCGTACACTTCTCTGCAATCAACGGCGAAGGTTTCAAAACACTTGACGAAGGCCAAGAAGTTAACTTCGAAATCGTAGAAGGTAACCGCGGACCACAAGCAGCTAACGTAACAAAAGCATAA
- a CDS encoding GNAT family N-acetyltransferase, which yields MQPIIKKGDVSIRYLRDGDENYLLKWLTDPEVLTYYEGKDRPYTYEKVLEDFFLDDDETRCLVLFKNTPIGYIQFYLMIEVDGITLPASTYGMNQFIGETSYWNQGIGKNLVQSVVYYIETTLKGSMIVMDPQKWNERAIRCYEHVGFTKLGVLPKHEYHEGKWNDCFLMVNDIATYRIQPLSCMHEKQVADFFTDLWGSTEMVISTGKYNLHELEGFVAWSSTGEIIGAVTFKRHDRVIEIISLDSVLENQGIGSRLIMMVELIAVEHQFPLIRVITTNDNIRALSFYQRKGYRIKEVIQGAVDRARQVKPEIPLIGEHGIPIHDELVLCKQLSPS from the coding sequence ATGCAACCAATTATTAAAAAGGGAGATGTGAGCATCCGTTATTTAAGAGACGGAGATGAGAACTATCTTTTAAAGTGGTTAACAGATCCAGAGGTATTAACTTATTATGAAGGGAAAGATCGTCCTTATACGTACGAGAAAGTTTTAGAAGATTTCTTTTTAGATGACGATGAAACAAGATGCCTGGTACTGTTTAAAAATACTCCAATTGGCTATATCCAATTTTATTTAATGATAGAGGTTGATGGGATCACACTTCCTGCAAGCACTTATGGTATGAATCAGTTTATAGGTGAAACGTCGTATTGGAATCAAGGCATTGGGAAAAACCTTGTTCAATCGGTCGTTTATTATATTGAAACGACTTTAAAAGGATCTATGATTGTAATGGACCCACAAAAATGGAATGAAAGAGCAATTCGCTGCTATGAGCATGTTGGGTTTACAAAGCTAGGGGTTCTTCCAAAACATGAATACCACGAAGGTAAGTGGAATGACTGTTTCTTAATGGTTAATGACATTGCTACATATCGAATTCAGCCGCTCTCTTGTATGCATGAAAAACAAGTAGCAGATTTTTTTACTGACTTATGGGGAAGTACAGAAATGGTAATCTCTACAGGAAAATACAACCTGCATGAATTAGAGGGATTTGTAGCATGGAGTTCAACCGGAGAAATAATTGGCGCTGTAACATTTAAGCGTCATGATCGTGTTATTGAAATTATTTCTCTTGATAGTGTTTTAGAAAATCAAGGGATAGGTTCACGATTAATTATGATGGTGGAGTTAATTGCAGTAGAACATCAATTCCCGCTCATTAGAGTTATTACGACAAATGATAATATTCGTGCTTTAAGCTTCTATCAACGAAAAGGCTATCGTATAAAAGAAGTTATTCAAGGGGCAGTCGATCGGGCTCGTCAAGTGAAGCCTGAAATCCCGTTAATTGGAGAGCATGGCATTCCGATTCATGATGAGCTGGTTCTTTGTAAACAGCTTTCTCCTAGTTGA
- a CDS encoding YjiH family protein codes for MIPIPNDEGVTIPIAKLAGWLQGLFGTTIPFSLPALMTIIIAITALLSAYAVIAKPEWITNRPFLTSLLQVSWVWLIARVLGMIFAILTLYQIGPEWIWSDATGGLLLNDLIPILFSVFLFAGLFLPLLLNFGLLEFCGTLLTKIMRPIFTLPGRSSIDCLASWMGDGTIGVLLTSKQYEEGYYTKREAAVIGTTFSVVSITFSIVVLQQMKLEQYFIPYYLTIVLAGVVAAVIMPRIPPLSRKPDTTYETAAEAPDDTIPKGHSRFQWGVLQATKTAEDNRTSNVIKGGVQNVLDMWMGVIPIVMAIGTVALIIAETTPLFSYLGAPFVPILNLMQVPEAAEAAQTMVIGFADMFLPAIIGADIESDLTRFVIASLSVSQLIYMSEVGGLLLGSKVPVRFIDLFIIFLERTIISLPIIVVMAHIIF; via the coding sequence ATGATTCCAATCCCCAATGATGAAGGTGTTACCATTCCAATAGCGAAATTGGCAGGTTGGTTACAAGGCTTATTTGGAACAACTATTCCTTTTTCTCTACCTGCTCTTATGACGATAATTATTGCGATAACTGCTTTACTAAGTGCCTATGCAGTTATCGCAAAACCTGAGTGGATTACAAATCGTCCTTTTCTCACCAGTCTTCTCCAAGTATCATGGGTCTGGTTAATCGCTCGTGTTCTGGGCATGATTTTCGCCATTTTAACTCTTTATCAGATTGGTCCTGAATGGATTTGGTCAGATGCCACTGGCGGCTTGTTATTAAATGATCTCATTCCTATTCTCTTTTCTGTATTTTTATTTGCAGGCCTCTTTTTACCACTGCTCTTAAATTTCGGTCTGTTAGAATTTTGCGGTACGCTCCTTACAAAGATAATGCGACCGATTTTCACACTTCCCGGTCGCTCCTCGATTGATTGCCTTGCATCATGGATGGGCGATGGAACGATTGGCGTATTATTAACAAGCAAACAGTATGAAGAAGGCTATTATACAAAACGTGAAGCAGCGGTTATTGGAACGACCTTCTCAGTTGTTTCGATTACGTTTAGTATTGTAGTACTTCAACAAATGAAGCTTGAGCAATATTTCATTCCCTACTATTTAACGATAGTACTAGCAGGCGTTGTAGCCGCGGTTATTATGCCTAGAATACCGCCTTTATCTCGTAAGCCAGATACCACTTATGAAACAGCAGCAGAAGCACCGGATGATACAATTCCAAAGGGGCATTCTCGTTTTCAATGGGGTGTCCTTCAAGCAACAAAGACTGCTGAAGATAATCGCACTTCAAATGTCATCAAAGGCGGCGTTCAAAATGTGCTCGACATGTGGATGGGCGTAATACCAATCGTAATGGCAATTGGCACAGTTGCTTTAATTATTGCTGAAACCACGCCACTATTTAGTTATCTTGGTGCTCCATTTGTTCCGATTCTTAATTTAATGCAAGTACCAGAAGCAGCTGAAGCAGCTCAAACTATGGTAATTGGATTTGCAGATATGTTTTTACCAGCTATTATCGGTGCAGATATCGAAAGTGATTTAACCCGCTTTGTAATTGCCAGTCTTTCAGTTTCCCAGCTCATCTATATGTCTGAAGTTGGTGGTTTATTGCTAGGTTCTAAAGTACCTGTTCGATTTATTGATTTATTTATTATTTTTCTAGAACGTACGATTATTTCACTACCAATAATTGTTGTGATGGCACATATCATTTTTTAA
- a CDS encoding NADP-dependent oxidoreductase, translating to MKAVVIEQYGSRDELVEKEMASPTPDKNQVVVTSYATSINPIDWKLREGYLKEMLPFNFPIILGWDIAGVIKEVGSSVEGFKEGDRVFARPATTANGTYAEEVVVDDHLLAHIPDSISYEEAASVPLVGLTAWQCLIDFADIQKDEKVLIHAGAGGVGSFAIQLAKYKGAYVATTASGKNEEYLKSLGADKVINYRKQDFSEELEEFDVVLDTMGGDIQEKSFSVLRGGGRLVSIVGEPDQEKAKEKGVRSGNVWLEPNGEQLKEIASLMENGHIKATIGHRFPFSQEGIQEAHELSESHHAQGKIVINFNQ from the coding sequence ATGAAAGCAGTTGTAATCGAACAATATGGCAGTAGAGATGAGCTAGTTGAAAAAGAGATGGCATCACCAACACCGGACAAAAATCAGGTAGTGGTAACAAGCTATGCAACTTCCATTAACCCGATTGATTGGAAATTAAGAGAAGGTTATTTAAAAGAAATGCTTCCTTTTAACTTTCCTATTATTCTTGGGTGGGATATCGCTGGAGTGATTAAAGAAGTGGGTTCTTCTGTTGAAGGATTCAAAGAAGGTGACCGAGTATTTGCGAGACCTGCAACAACAGCAAATGGTACATATGCAGAGGAAGTTGTAGTAGATGATCATTTGCTTGCCCATATTCCTGATAGTATTTCTTATGAAGAAGCGGCATCTGTACCACTTGTAGGATTAACCGCGTGGCAATGTTTAATTGATTTTGCAGATATTCAAAAGGATGAAAAGGTATTGATACATGCTGGTGCAGGTGGTGTAGGAAGCTTTGCCATTCAACTTGCTAAGTATAAAGGAGCCTATGTGGCTACTACCGCTAGTGGCAAAAATGAAGAATATTTAAAGTCACTTGGCGCTGACAAAGTAATTAATTATCGCAAGCAGGATTTTTCAGAAGAACTTGAAGAGTTTGATGTCGTCCTTGATACAATGGGAGGAGATATTCAAGAGAAGAGTTTTTCAGTTTTGCGCGGTGGAGGTCGCCTTGTTTCAATCGTTGGTGAACCTGATCAGGAGAAAGCAAAAGAAAAAGGCGTGAGATCCGGGAACGTATGGCTTGAGCCAAATGGAGAGCAGTTGAAAGAGATCGCTTCCTTGATGGAAAATGGTCATATTAAAGCTACGATAGGCCATCGTTTTCCGTTCAGTCAAGAAGGCATTCAAGAAGCACACGAGCTAAGCGAATCTCATCATGCACAAGGGAAAATTGTAATTAATTTCAATCAGTAA